Proteins encoded by one window of Arachis ipaensis cultivar K30076 chromosome B04, Araip1.1, whole genome shotgun sequence:
- the LOC107638394 gene encoding organic cation/carnitine transporter 7 (The sequence of the model RefSeq protein was modified relative to this genomic sequence to represent the inferred CDS: added 45 bases not found in genome assembly) codes for MMGDEGLCYTVDDALLALGFGNFQILVLAYAGIGWVSEAMEMMLLSFVGPAVQSAWNLSPHQESFITSAVFAGMLIGAYSWGIVSDKHGRRKGFLITATVTAAAGFLSAFAPNYLLLISLRCLVGIGLGGGPVLSSWFLEFVPAPNRGTWMVVFSAFWTLGTIFEASLAWIVMPKLGWRWLLALSSLPSSFLLLFYKVTPESPRYLCLKGRTTDAVNVLEKIARLNGRELPSGILVSDNQIELYDTGNPSEGTNLLSAGKNDGEPPEGVVSNLGGVSSVLMLMSAKLASGHSKCVPHNLDRGKSPDVSYKDVFIASFAELPGLLLSAAAVDKLGRKLSMSTMFFLCCIFLLPLMFHQPEGLTTSLLFGARICITVTFTVVYIYAPEIYPTSVRTTGVGMASSVGRIGGMICPLVAVGLVHGCHQVLAVLLFEIVALLSGVCVMFFPVETMGQDLRDSLSSLNNINST; via the exons ATG ATGGGGGATGAAGGCTTGTGCTACACGGTCGACGATGCTCTCTTGGCTTTGGGTTTTGGGAATTTCCAAATTCTTGTGCTTGCTTATGCTGGTATTGGCTGGGTTTCAGAAGCAATGGAAATGATGCTACTCTCTTTTGTAGGACCAGCAGTACAATCTGCATGGAATCTTTCCCCTCACCAAGAGAGTTTCATAACCAGTGCTGTTTTTGCTGGCATGCTAATAGGGGCATACTCATGGGGCATTGTTTCAGATAAACATGGAAGGAG GAAAGGATTCCTTATTACTGCAACAGTTACTGCAGCTGCTGGTTTTTTGAGTGCATTTGCTCCTAACTACCTATTGTTGATTTCCCTTCGTTGTCTAGTGGGTATTGGCTTGGGAGGGGGCCCTGTATTATCATCATGGTTTCTAGAGTTTGTTCCAGCCCCCAATAGAGGTACCTGGATGGTTGTCTTTTCGGCATTTTGGACTCTTGGTACAATTTTTGAGGCTTCACTTGCCTGG ATTGTGATGCCGAAACTGGGTTGGAGATGGCTACTTGCACTATCTTCCCTACCCTCATCATTCCTTCTTTTGTTCTACAAGGTGACACCGGAGTCACCTAGATACCTATGCTTGAAAGGTAGAACAACTGATGCAGTTAATGTTTTGGAGAAAATAGCAAGATTAAATGGTAGGGAACTGCCTTCTGGGATCCTTGTTTCTGACAATCAAATTGAGCTGTATGACACTGGTAACCCTTCAGAA GAAGGAGTGGTTTCCAATTTAGGTGGCGTCTCATCAGTCCTAATGCTTATGTCAGCAAAATTGGCAAG TGGGCACAGTAAATGTGTGCCGCATAATTTGGACAGAGGGAAGTCTCCGGATGTTAGCTACAAAGACGTTTTTATTGCCAGTTTTGCAG AGCTACCTGGGCTCCTGTTGTCAGCTGCTGCAGTAGATAAACTTGGTCGGAAGCTCTCAATGTCAACTATGTTCTTCCTGTGTTGCATTTTCCTTCTCCCATTAATGTTCCATCAGCCTGAAGGCCTAACAACAAGCCTTTTATTTGGTGCTCGCATATGCATCACAGTGACATTCACcgttgtgtatatatatgcaccAGAG ATATACCCAACTTCCGTTAGAACAACAGGAGTTGGAATGGCAAGCTCAGTGGGCAGAATTGGTGGAATGATATGCCCTTTGGTGGCAGTGGGTTTAGTGCATGGTTGTCATCAAGTTCTTGCTGTCCTCCTGTTTGAGATTGTAGCTCTTCTTTCTGGAGTTTGTGTTATGTTCTTTCCTGTTGAGACTATGGGCCAAGATCTGCGTGACAGTTTGTCAAGTCTAAATAATATCAACAGCACATAA